One Lucilia cuprina isolate Lc7/37 chromosome 4, ASM2204524v1, whole genome shotgun sequence DNA segment encodes these proteins:
- the LOC111689757 gene encoding calreticulin, with the protein MLKYRLLVFTLFAVINYCYSTVYLDEKFLDDSWKDSWVYSKHPGKEFGKFVLSSGSFYNDVEADKGLQTSQDARFYAASKKFPPFSNENKPLVIQFSVKHEQNIDCGGGYVKLFDCSLEQEDMHGESPYEIMFGPDICGPGTKKVHVIFSYKGKNLLINKDIRCKDDIYTHFYTLIVKPDNTYEVLIDNEKVESGNLEDDWDFLPPKKIKDPNAKKPENWDDRPTIADPNDKKPEDWDKPEHIPDPDATKPEDWDDEMDGEWEPPMVDNPEYKGEWQPKQLDNPDYKGAWEHPEIDNPDYTPDSNLYLRKEICTIGLDLWQVKSGTIFDNILITDDIESASKIASEVKTTQAGEKKMKEAQDEEQRKKDEEENKTNDDEDEDDKDDISPEDQSSEHDEL; encoded by the exons atgcttaaatatCGTTTATTAGTCTTTACCCTTTTTGCGGTAATTAATTATTGTTACTCAACTGTATATTTAGACGAAAAATTTTTGGATG aCTCTTGGAAGGATAGCTGGGTATATAGTAAACACCCAGGAAAAgaatttggaaaatttgttttgagTTCTGGATCTTTCTACAATGATGTGGAAGCCGATAAAG gCTTACAGACATCTCAGGATGCTAGGTTCTATGCTGCTTCCAAGAAATTTCCTccattttcaaatgaaaataaaccacTTGTAATCCAGTTTTCTGTTAAACATGAGCAGAATATCGATTGTGGCGGTGGATATGTAAAACTCTTTGACTGCTCTCTGGAACAGGAAGACATGCATGGCGAATCTCCATATGAAATTATGTTCGGTCCAGATATTTGTGGACCAGGCACAAAAAAAGTCCATGTTATATTCAGTTACAAAGGCAAAAACCTTTTAATTAACAAGGATATTAGGTGCAAAGATGATATCTACACCCATTTCTATACTCTTATAGTAAAACCTGATAATACTTACGAAGTGTTAATTGACAATGAAAAGGTAGAATCAGGAAATCTTGAAGATGATTGGGACTTTTTGCcaccaaagaaaataaaagatcCTAATGCAAAGAAACCTGAAAACTGGGATGATAGG CCAACAATTGCTGACCCTAATGATAAAAAACCAGAAGACTGGGATAAACCAGAACATATACCTGATCCTGATGCCACAAAGCCAGAAGATTGGGACGACGAGATGGATGGAGAATGGGAACCACCTATGGTTGATAATCCCGAGTACAAAGGAGAATGGCAACCGAAACAACTTGATAACCCCGATTACAAAGGCGCATGGGAGCATCCAGAGATCGATAATCCTGATTATACTCCTGATTCAAATTTGTATTTACGCAAAGAAATATGTACAATTGGATTGGATTTGTGGCAAGTTAAATCAGGAACAATCTTTGACAACATTCTTATAACTGACGATATTGAGTCGGCATCAAAAATTGCATCTGAAGTTAAAACTACACAAGCAGGTGAAAAAAAAATGAAGGAAGCTCAGGATGAAGAGCAAAGAAAAAAAGACGAAGAAGAAAATAAGACAAATGATGACGAAGATGAAGATGATAAAGATGATATTTCACCTGAAGATCAGTCTAGCGAACACGATGAgttataa